One window of candidate division WOR-3 bacterium genomic DNA carries:
- a CDS encoding DUF1122 family protein, with translation MNLIEDLKKGLKFKDFYIFADRISSGRFPEEYNIDVFLRKDKKVFFILSLKYFEGRKPFYRKWIEIFNISENFFNSEFEDFFLEFISKDIKGGEKIYIEYIRDKETYDFLFKGNPVYLSRIGFKLLKLSFTWMKDFYFPEGFWEGSPKILAEKALNDKRKIEHLMEIKKEIEKFYIKNKNSKDKLILEGIRRSEEFFKNLIMI, from the coding sequence ATGAATCTTATAGAGGATTTAAAAAAAGGTTTAAAATTTAAGGATTTTTATATATTTGCTGATAGGATTTCCTCAGGTAGATTTCCCGAAGAGTATAATATTGATGTTTTTTTAAGAAAAGATAAAAAAGTTTTTTTTATTTTAAGTTTGAAATATTTTGAAGGAAGAAAACCCTTTTATAGAAAGTGGATTGAAATTTTTAATATAAGTGAAAATTTCTTTAACTCAGAATTTGAAGATTTTTTTCTTGAATTTATTTCAAAGGATATAAAAGGTGGTGAAAAAATTTATATAGAGTATATAAGGGATAAAGAGACCTATGATTTTTTATTTAAAGGAAATCCAGTTTATCTTTCAAGAATTGGTTTTAAACTTTTAAAGCTTTCCTTTACATGGATGAAGGATTTTTATTTTCCGGAGGGATTTTGGGAAGGTTCTCCAAAAATTCTTGCTGAAAAAGCTCTTAATGATAAAAGAAAAATAGAACATTTAATGGAAATTAAAAAAGAAATTGAAAAATTCTACATTAAAAATAAGAATTCAAAAGACAAATTAATTCTGGAAGGTATAAGAAGAAGTGAGGAATTTTTTAAAAATTTAATAATGATATAA